Sequence from the Zeugodacus cucurbitae isolate PBARC_wt_2022May chromosome 2, idZeuCucr1.2, whole genome shotgun sequence genome:
ttaaatataaaaaacttttcaaTTTTGGTTTGCTTAACTGCCTAGAGAGTGCATGCAGACtagtattatttcatttttactaAATTCTCTATAGATGTAAatgttttacataatttttgatacacatacacacaattcTGCTTTAGTATAACTATTCATTGCTTTCCAATAAACCGCCATGTATCTTTCAATTCTCGTTAAACttacataattaaatatcaTCCACTGAGCCGTTTTTCCTTCTACACAGTTTTGTAAAAATTGATTATCTTGATTGACTTCCTTTCCCACTGTATGTAAGTAGTAGCGTTATTATTTTTGATGTGccacaaaaatatcaaaatctcCATGTAGCATTTTCCTCTTATGTATTTCAACTCTTATGTTCTTTTGCAATTTCCCTTTTTTCGAACTATCTtactaaaaacatatattttaagttgtattatttatggaaattatatattaaaaaagagaATCAGCTGTTGATTTCAATGATTTATCATTGCTTGCTcgttattctttttttaaattaaatttaaatttaaatttgctatattttatatattacatataggTTATGTTTTCATATATACTAACTATATATTTCTCCTTTgttctataaacaataacttcaactTGTTATGCCAAATTTTGGCAAATACCaaatccaacaaaaacaaaaggttacGAAAAGCAAAACATGGAAAGATATCGCCGGTTTATTGGGCATAGGTGCTAGCAGTAGTGCCGCCTACACCCTACGCAAACACTATACAAAGAATTTGTTGACCTTTGAGTGTCATTTCGATCGTGGCGATATAGATCCGTTGCCGATCATTCAGCAAGTGGAAGCCGGTACAAAAAAGAAATCGACAAAAGCCGCTTCTGTGCCATCGCCAGGTAAGAGAGTGCATATTTTAGATTATAAAGCAAAGAATTTATTAGTTTGTTGCGCTGTAACAAACATTAGTAttcctttatttatattttcaattttgtatctTATGACCGTTGTgcattgttttaattataaatttatcaatatttttcttcaaaaaaccaCACAACTGAAAAAATTGGCGGTGCAATTGCATtggaaaatacaaatacatctACAATGTCAGCAGGTTCCTCAAATTCTCAAGATTCATTTCCCGCACCGGGCTCAGGCACAAATGCATCGATTGATGGCTATCCAGGTTATCCGAGTGGTTATCCCGGCACAACTGGTCCACAGCCAGATTATGGAGCGGGCGGTATTCAAATGCAACGACCACCCTCACAAAGCAACGCACAAACCCCACATGCAGGTAAATACAAAGAAGAAggtctcattttttttctttaagacTACAATAATCAGTGCTGggcaaatatgtaaatttttgcaCCACAAGtttttttcatacaagtatCAGTTATAACTACTTCTACCACTtcataatcaaaaattataacaaaaaagtgTAACTAACTTTTCATCTACTAACAAGTATAAACCACCGCACTCGATCACTCGatcaactttaaatatatttcaattagcaATTTAAGACAAAAGTACAAGCAATCCTGAAGTTCATTTTAagcatttataatttattcttttatatatctttcgttgcaaaactaaaaatataaattgaccgattttttctcttatttttttatattcttattttgCAAAACTCTAAACACTTTCCTACTCATCACCAATCATCAAAATCATCATTAAAAccaccatcatcatcaacaacatattttttctttgtatacCATCCACAAAAATTCCTGacaacgaaaaaaataataaccaaACCAAAATCATTGAATCATCACAACAATTCATCTCCATCACGCATCTATAGGCAATACTCAAACAGCAGCAGTTGGTGATAATATTAGTGTGAGCAATCCTTTTGACGATCCGGTTGTGGGTGGCGGTGGTAGTGGCAATAATAGCGTCAGCAATGCACCACCGCCGCCACGTGCCTCCCCTTATCAACAGGGCGCTGGCAATGCTTACACGCCGGTGTCTAGAGCGCCAGGTATTaattttttcgattattttttattttcttgtgtagttttttgaaattagttgctttttgttttgcatCGTCCTTCTGTTAAAAAACCATTTCTATTATTCAACACATTTCTTACAACTTCGATTGAAATACACTCTCCACGAATTACTTTCAgttattttgtatgtatttgttgtaaatattgtttgtgtaagttttttctttaattttatgtcATTGTTGGTCTTTTTAAATGGTGTAATTTTAGTTTCTTctctttttatacatatatatctgttaTAATATTAACTGTTCAATATCATTGATACATGTTCCTATTGGCTTATATAAACTTAGACAGAGCACAAAACGTCAGATTTCTGGTTATTGAAAAAATCACCAAgaattatttaagaataaaacaaacatatgtatattcttgttcaaattaaatgtaaaatgaCAACCcgatattgtttttaaaatttcgacTAATTCCCATGTACTCATCAATACATTCCATGGAAACAATCATATAAAACATAcaatataaagttttaattataatttaagaaTTAAATAGTAAAACTAAAATAGCCAAAAAATATACGTTTTTGTGTATTGTTTAGACAGATTGTTTATCAttctatattttcatatattttttaattgcactcatatttactcatattttttatcaaGCGATttatcgtatatacatatatgtaccacGTCCATTAATGTGTATCGCTTATTggcttttattaataataaatcgcGTATGTTCTTTCTTATCCGCAGGTTCTCCATATCCGGGTCAACCGGGTGCTTACGGTCAATATGGTTCAAGTGATCAATACAATGCCACTGGTCCACCTGGGCAGTTTGGCCAAAGCCAAGGACCACAGTTTCCGCCACAGAATCGAAACATGTACCCTCCTTATGGACCAGAGGGGGAAGCGTGAGTGCTATTTTCTCTACTTCTCCATACATTGATAAATAGTAGCCCATATGTTGTTAACTACTTAACAGCACAGTTATTACAAAAGTATTGTTTTCTAACACATTATCCAGCATACCAACTGGTTTACTAATTATTGACATTCGTCAGATTGTCCagtataatatgtaataaatatatttctcacCGTTTTCCATTAGTCCTCCACCTGGTGCAAATCAATATGGCCCTTATGGTAATCGTTCGTATAATCAACCGCCACCGGGTAGCTCTCAAACACCTACACCGCCTGGTTCGGCAGTAGGTGGAACTGCTGGTCCCCCCACCGGTGGGCCACAAGCGCCAGGCGGCGGCTATCCGCCAGGTGCCCCAACTCAACAGGATTATTACAGACCGCCCGATCAGGTAAGTTACCAGGTTTTGTTTGAAACGCATGTTATTGTTTTAACAtttacttattttcattttagacGCCCCAACCACGTCGACATCCGgattttgtgaaagattcacaATCCTATCCAGGTTATAATCCCAGACCTCAATTGTACGGTAAGTATTTTATTCTGCTGAGCTGTCAATTGCCTTTAAGATCAATCATAACTGATtttgcttatatattatattaaataggtGGTTGGAGCGGTTCAAATCAATACCGTGGGCAGTATCCTTCTGCACCCTCGCCACAAGGTTGGGGCAGCGCACCACCACGAACAGCCGCACCGCCTGGTAGTGGTCCACTTGGGCCTCCCAATCAACAGTCATCGGCCGCCGTGCAATGGGAACAACATCGTTATGGCCCGCAACAACCTCCACCTCCGCCGCAACAACAGCCGCCATACCAACAACAAGGTCAGCAGCAACAGACACCGCCACCACCACAGTGGGCACAATTGGCTGGCACCGCGCAGCCACCACCCCAAGGGAGCGCGCCTGGTACAGCGTTACGGCCAACTAGTGGTGGCCAACAGCAGCTACCACAACAACGCCCCGGTATGCCACCACCACCCGCCCAACAACAACCTGTTGGCCCGACGTCCAGTCAAACCATGACAAAACAACCGTTTGTGATGCCACCACCACCGCAAGTTGGAGGTACAGGTTCTCCTACTTGTGGTCCACCACCATCCATAGCCCCACCCAGCACAGTCAATACGATGTCACCAGTTATGGGCGCACCTGTTGCTGGTTTGTCCAAGCCACCAGTGTCTGTTGTAAACGCTATACCACAAGTTGGCGCTCCTGGTCTGCCACAATTACCAGCACAACAGCAGCCTCTTCAAGCTCAGCCCCAGCAACCGTTTCCCACTCCTGCCGGCACACAGATCATTaaaaaggaaattattttcCCGCCGGATAGCGTTGAAGCCACCACACCCGTGCTATATAGACGCAAACGTTTGTCTAAAACTGATGTTTGTCCGGTGGATCCATGGCGCATATTTATGGCAATGCGCTCTGGCCTTTTAACTGAGTGCACCTGGGCTTTAGATGTCTTAAATGTGTTGTTATTCGATGACACAACGGTACAGTACTTTGGGCTGGCGCATTTGCCTGGTCTGTTGACCCTACTTTTGGAGCACTTCCAAAAGAATCTCGCAGAGATGTTCAACGATTGCGACACGGACGTTGATCATCATCGTGTCGGTATTCGAAATGCACGGGTAGTACAAATCTACAACcgcaaacaaaagcaacaaaaacagcatGGAATCAACGAAGCCATAGAGTGTAACAACGATTATAAGTCGTTTAAAATACCAATGGTCGATGATGACGACGAAGATGAAGGAATCGATTTAGGTCAAATTCGGGTGCTACCAAACCCCGAAGAGAGAGTAATGCTGCTTTCGCACACACCCAACTACACAATGCTGTCGCGTAAGGGCTTGCCGGTTCGTCTGCAACCGGCGGAAGATGATATTTTTGTGTCAAATAGACAAAAGGACTGGGACTCAGAAGAGGAGCCCATCTATGAGCAGACAATTGTGACTGAACCCACAGGTTGGAGTTGGACGTATGGTTTTGCGGATCGCAGCGCGCAAGACGGCATTATCGATGTATTCAAGTCAGAAATCATAAACATTCCATTCGCACGTTTTATACGTAGCAGCAGCGAAAATAGTAATAACGTCAGTAACGTTGCGAACAAGTCGTCAATGAAAAATAATGCAGAAGAAGCGAATACTGCTGTAACCTGCAAAGGAAGCAGTAAAATTGTAACAGGCGAGCAACCCGAAGACGGAAGCTCCCCAGAGGATAGCAAACTGGAGCATACGTTTAACAAAAAACGGCGATtattcaacaacagcaacggtaATAATGGCAGCAAATATAGTTCCGTCGGAGGAACAGGCAGCCATGAGGCTAGCGGTGCGAAAAGATCTAAATTGAATGACGACGAAATTGCATTTGTGCAGCCCGGTCTCATTAAAAAGGAGCCAGCGGACGGATTGCTAGCGGAAAATCCCTCAGCCGCAACTGATAGCGACTGTCGCGAGGTCGATATGGAAATTGAGTTGTTGCCCCAACAACGTTTAGCTAATAGCAGCGGTGGTGGTTTGCCAAAGAGCTTCGACCCAATGTCGACAGTGCGCGACGCAGCACAGGTACTGCAGCGACGACGCGCTTCCACCGTTGAAGAAGAGTGCTATACACGTGACGAAGCCAGTCTTTACCTGGTTAGCGAGTGTCAAGATGCGCTTGCACGTCGATGTATCTGTCTGTCAAACATTTTCCGCAACTTGACATTTGTACCCGGCAACGAAACGCTTCTAGCCAAGTCACGGCGTTTTCTCGCTATCCTTGGTCGCTTGTTGCTGCTCAACCACGAACATTTGCAGCGAACTCCAAAGACGCGTAACTATGATCGTGAGGAGGACACTGACTTTTCAGACTCGTGCAGTTCCCTACAAGGAGAACGCGAATGGTGGTGGGACTATCTGGTTCACATACGCGAGAATATGCTTGTCGCCTTGGCAAATATTGCGGGACATTTGGAACTGTCACGCTACGATGAGCTCATCGCACGGCCACTTATAGACGGTCTCCTGCATTGGGCTGTATGTCCAAGTGCGCATGGTCAAGATCCTTTCCCGTCTTGTGGGCCTAATTCTGCACTCTCGCCACAACGGCTAGCGCTCGAGGCGCTCTGTAAACTTTGCGTTACAGATGCCAATGTCGATCTCGTTATAGCGACACCACCGCATTCAAGGCTGGAAAAACTATGCGCCGTATTAACACGTCACCTGTGTCGCAATGAGGATCAAGTATTGAGAGAGTTTTCCGTTAATCTTCTACATTACTTAGCCGCAGCTGATAGTGCTATGGCACGAACAGTCGCGTTGCAATCCCCCTGTATCTCCTATCTTGTGGCGTTCATCGAACAAGCAGAGCAAACAGCTTTAGGCGTGGCCAACCAGCAAGGAATCAACTATTTGCGTGAAAATCCCGACTCAATGGGCACCAGTTTGGACATGTTGCGACGTGCTGCCGGTACGTTGCTACATCTAGCCAAACATCCAGACAACCGTTCGCTCTTCATGCACCAAGAGCAACGTCTGCTCGGATTGGTGATGTCAAACATACTCGACCAGCAGGTGGCTTTGATTATATCGCGTGTACTGTTTCAAGTTTCGCGTGGCACTGGTGCAGGGGGACCGTCGACTATGCCGTCACTGGAATATCGATTCCAGCAACGCCAGACTGAAGAGAAAACTAACACGACCGAAAAGCACTACGCTACCGGTAATAGTGGTAGCAATGATGTAAAAGTGGAAAATAAAGTGCAAACGACACCTCCAGCTCCAGTGACAATAAAAACACCACCATCTGCGGCCGCTGTAGAAAAAGTTGCACCCACAACACCACATGTGGTAATAAGCGATATTAAAAATGAGGAACCACCAGCCGTTGCCAAGGACGCGAACGATGCCAGCGCCATCAATGCGAATGGCAACAACAGCACGAGTAGTGCTAGCAACCACAACGTCAGCGACAACAGCTGCGATCCAGCTTTCACGCAAAAGTTGCCAATCACAGCAACAATGCCTACGGCGGTGAGTAAGACACAAAACGCCTGCGCCACTGTCGAtgataacagcaacagcagtaaTGCTCTGGCACCAGCAGCGGCTTTGTTGAACGATGTCAGCAATAGTAGCACGAACAGCAACAGCTGCGGTACGGTAAGCAGTAACAGTAATAGTAATAGTATaagcagcggcaacaacaacaccaacagcaataTGCACATAAAAAATGCGATCGAGAATGCCAACGTGAATGCATTGGGTGCCATGGCTCCTGTGCTGGCCAACAGCGAAGCGAGTCATATGCAACCAAA
This genomic interval carries:
- the LOC105214103 gene encoding trithorax group protein osa isoform X10, whose product is MNKILPWEHFESLYKELIGQNSNDSSSGGGHSGMGSGPPGTPNSQQVMRPTPSPTGSSGSRSMSPAVAQNHPISRPSSNQSSSGGPMQQPGASGPPPPPPHMQAAQGGGGPQQQQQQQQQMPAQSQSQQQPIGGPGGVHNQPAGVGGSQQQVGGIPPGGPGAPSGPQQQQPLPPNQGLNTMSTPPPQGAGGGASGYPPPPHMHGVYKMGGPGQSPGPGPQGLPTGYPPQSQQYSQGSYPPRPQYTPSGYAPSQPPSNQPNSANSMPPGGGPQYPGRPMPNHTSSGGPHVQYPPYQNWVPPSPQGGPGGGGGPSGVGAAGMGNHVQGKGTPPPGGPPQSPGGGSPRPLNYLKQHLQHKGGYGSGPTPQQGYGNGPGMHPGMPMGPPHHMGPPHGPTNMGPPTSTPPQSMGGVGPIGSMVGVGGNVGSGVVLPGDGEHISQDNGISSSGSSTASGPHPVTSLVTTGPDGTPIDEVSQQSTLSNASAASGEDPQCTTPKSRKNDPYSQSHLAPPSTSPVGHPGHPGGPGEDYEMNSPPNWTRPPVSPQVFNSHGPPQETFRTSSTKKSDSLCKLYEMDDNPERRSWLDKLRAFMEERRTPITACPTISKQPLDLYRLYIYVKERGGFVEVCKVTKSKTWKDIAGLLGIGASSSAAYTLRKHYTKNLLTFECHFDRGDIDPLPIIQQVEAGTKKKSTKAASVPSPGGAIALENTNTSTMSAGSSNSQDSFPAPGSGTNASIDGYPGYPSGYPGTTGPQPDYGAGGIQMQRPPSQSNAQTPHAGNTQTAAVGDNISVSNPFDDPVVGGGGSGNNSVSNAPPPPRASPYQQGAGNAYTPVSRAPGSPYPGQPGAYGQYGSSDQYNATGPPGQFGQSQGPQFPPQNRNMYPPYGPEGEAPPPGANQYGPYGNRSYNQPPPGSSQTPTPPGSAVGGTAGPPTGGPQAPGGGYPPGAPTQQDYYRPPDQTPQPRRHPDFVKDSQSYPGYNPRPQLYGGWSGSNQYRGQYPSAPSPQGWGSAPPRTAAPPGSGPLGPPNQQSSAAVQWEQHRYGPQQPPPPPQQQPPYQQQGQQQQTPPPPQWAQLAGTAQPPPQGSAPGTALRPTSGGQQQLPQQRPGMPPPPAQQQPVGPTSSQTMTKQPFVMPPPPQVGGTGSPTCGPPPSIAPPSTVNTMSPVMGAPVAGLSKPPVSVVNAIPQVGAPGLPQLPAQQQPLQAQPQQPFPTPAGTQIIKKEIIFPPDSVEATTPVLYRRKRLSKTDVCPVDPWRIFMAMRSGLLTECTWALDVLNVLLFDDTTVQYFGLAHLPGLLTLLLEHFQKNLAEMFNDCDTDVDHHRVGIRNARVVQIYNRKQKQQKQHGINEAIECNNDYKSFKIPMVDDDDEDEGIDLGQIRVLPNPEERVMLLSHTPNYTMLSRKGLPVRLQPAEDDIFVSNRQKDWDSEEEPIYEQTIVTEPTGWSWTYGFADRSAQDGIIDVFKSEIINIPFARFIRSSSENSNNVSNVANKSSMKNNAEEANTAVTCKGSSKIVTGEQPEDGSSPEDSKLEHTFNKKRRLFNNSNGNNGSKYSSVGGTGSHEASGAKRSKLNDDEIAFVQPGLIKKEPADGLLAENPSAATDSDCREVDMEIELLPQQRLANSSGGGLPKSFDPMSTVRDAAQVLQRRRASTVEEECYTRDEASLYLVSECQDALARRCICLSNIFRNLTFVPGNETLLAKSRRFLAILGRLLLLNHEHLQRTPKTRNYDREEDTDFSDSCSSLQGEREWWWDYLVHIRENMLVALANIAGHLELSRYDELIARPLIDGLLHWAVCPSAHGQDPFPSCGPNSALSPQRLALEALCKLCVTDANVDLVIATPPHSRLEKLCAVLTRHLCRNEDQVLREFSVNLLHYLAAADSAMARTVALQSPCISYLVAFIEQAEQTALGVANQQGINYLRENPDSMGTSLDMLRRAAGTLLHLAKHPDNRSLFMHQEQRLLGLVMSNILDQQVALIISRVLFQVSRGTGAGGPSTMPSLEYRFQQRQTEEKTNTTEKHYATGNSGSNDVKVENKVQTTPPAPVTIKTPPSAAAVEKVAPTTPHVVISDIKNEEPPAVAKDANDASAINANGNNSTSSASNHNVSDNSCDPAFTQKLPITATMPTAVSKTQNACATVDDNSNSSNALAPAAALLNDVSNSSTNSNSCGTVSSNSNSNSISSGNNNTNSNMHIKNAIENANVNALGAMAPVLANSEASHMQPNLLSSNGSGKNVISAAIPTINAAPLTNTSNNNGNGTDSRTNAQPPAALTGVPAQSPPPPAPPTATVAAATAPTTTAAPPATTTAAVA
- the LOC105214103 gene encoding trithorax group protein osa isoform X6, whose translation is MNEKIKSPSGQGGAAGGGGVGPPSGPSGQIGAGGPGSSGNGGPGAVVPGGPAPPNSAIGGGPPSGGPPTPNNGSDPQQHTISHSYGPPGSDPSAAISHYHMHQQPHPQQHLSHQQGGPGGPGGPQNPGEHPQKDEYGQGPLGGPPPPPPGGHHPVYGRYHHPDPNIDPYRYGHSPMQQPPPGGKPQQQPGPPSGPGGGIASPSRPPQQRYIPGQPPQGPTPTLNSLLQSSHPPPPPQHRYANSYDPQQQQQQVAQQQQQGGPQGPHGPPPPPHQAYGAQQGWAPPPRPYSPQLGPSQAYRTPPPTNTSRGQSPYPPTHGQNSGSYPSSPQQQPGGPPPPPPQSSNQGTAAAQYSPYPQRYPTPPGPATGPNHRTAYSQHQYPEPNRPWPGGTSPAPSPGPGGHPHPPASPHQSQHGGPPPSSSPGHAPSPSPQPSQASPSPHQELIGQNSNDSSSGGGHSGMGSGPPGTPNSQQVMRPTPSPTGSSGSRSMSPAVAQNHPISRPSSNQSSSGGPMQQPGASGPPPPPPHMQAAQGGGGPQQQQQQQQQMPAQSQSQQQPIGGPGGVHNQPAGVGGSQQQVGGIPPGGPGAPSGPQQQQPLPPNQGLNTMSTPPPQGAGGGASGYPPPPHMHGVYKMGGPGQSPGPGPQGLPTGYPPQSQQYSQGSYPPRPQYTPSGYAPSQPPSNQPNSANSMPPGGGPQYPGRPMPNHTSSGGPHVQYPPYQNWVPPSPQGGPGGGGGPSGVGAAGMGNHVQGKGTPPPGGPPQSPGGGSPRPLNYLKQHLQHKGGYGSGPTPQQGYGNGPGMHPGMPMGPPHHMGPPHGPTNMGPPTSTPPQSMGGVGPIGSMVGVGGNVGSGVVLPGDGEHISQDNGISSSGSSTASGPHPVTSLVTTGPDGTPIDEVSQQSTLSNASAASGEDPQCTTPKSRKNDPYSQSHLAPPSTSPVGHPGHPGGPGEDYEMNSPPNWTRPPVSPQVFNSHGPPQETFRTSSTKKSDSLCKLYEMDDNPERRSWLDKLRAFMEERRTPITACPTISKQPLDLYRLYIYVKERGGFVEVTKSKTWKDIAGLLGIGASSSAAYTLRKHYTKNLLTFECHFDRGDIDPLPIIQQVEAGTKKKSTKAASVPSPGSSNSQDSFPAPGSGTNASIDGYPGYPSGYPGTTGPQPDYGAGGIQMQRPPSQSNAQTPHAGNTQTAAVGDNISVSNPFDDPVVGGGGSGNNSVSNAPPPPRASPYQQGAGNAYTPVSRAPGSPYPGQPGAYGQYGSSDQYNATGPPGQFGQSQGPQFPPQNRNMYPPYGPEGEAPPPGANQYGPYGNRSYNQPPPGSSQTPTPPGSAVGGTAGPPTGGPQAPGGGYPPGAPTQQDYYRPPDQTPQPRRHPDFVKDSQSYPGYNPRPQLYGGWSGSNQYRGQYPSAPSPQGWGSAPPRTAAPPGSGPLGPPNQQSSAAVQWEQHRYGPQQPPPPPQQQPPYQQQGQQQQTPPPPQWAQLAGTAQPPPQGSAPGTALRPTSGGQQQLPQQRPGMPPPPAQQQPVGPTSSQTMTKQPFVMPPPPQVGGTGSPTCGPPPSIAPPSTVNTMSPVMGAPVAGLSKPPVSVVNAIPQVGAPGLPQLPAQQQPLQAQPQQPFPTPAGTQIIKKEIIFPPDSVEATTPVLYRRKRLSKTDVCPVDPWRIFMAMRSGLLTECTWALDVLNVLLFDDTTVQYFGLAHLPGLLTLLLEHFQKNLAEMFNDCDTDVDHHRVGIRNARVVQIYNRKQKQQKQHGINEAIECNNDYKSFKIPMVDDDDEDEGIDLGQIRVLPNPEERVMLLSHTPNYTMLSRKGLPVRLQPAEDDIFVSNRQKDWDSEEEPIYEQTIVTEPTGWSWTYGFADRSAQDGIIDVFKSEIINIPFARFIRSSSENSNNVSNVANKSSMKNNAEEANTAVTCKGSSKIVTGEQPEDGSSPEDSKLEHTFNKKRRLFNNSNGNNGSKYSSVGGTGSHEASGAKRSKLNDDEIAFVQPGLIKKEPADGLLAENPSAATDSDCREVDMEIELLPQQRLANSSGGGLPKSFDPMSTVRDAAQVLQRRRASTVEEECYTRDEASLYLVSECQDALARRCICLSNIFRNLTFVPGNETLLAKSRRFLAILGRLLLLNHEHLQRTPKTRNYDREEDTDFSDSCSSLQGEREWWWDYLVHIRENMLVALANIAGHLELSRYDELIARPLIDGLLHWAVCPSAHGQDPFPSCGPNSALSPQRLALEALCKLCVTDANVDLVIATPPHSRLEKLCAVLTRHLCRNEDQVLREFSVNLLHYLAAADSAMARTVALQSPCISYLVAFIEQAEQTALGVANQQGINYLRENPDSMGTSLDMLRRAAGTLLHLAKHPDNRSLFMHQEQRLLGLVMSNILDQQVALIISRVLFQVSRGTGAGGPSTMPSLEYRFQQRQTEEKTNTTEKHYATGNSGSNDVKVENKVQTTPPAPVTIKTPPSAAAVEKVAPTTPHVVISDIKNEEPPAVAKDANDASAINANGNNSTSSASNHNVSDNSCDPAFTQKLPITATMPTAVSKTQNACATVDDNSNSSNALAPAAALLNDVSNSSTNSNSCGTVSSNSNSNSISSGNNNTNSNMHIKNAIENANVNALGAMAPVLANSEASHMQPNLLSSNGSGKNVISAAIPTINAAPLTNTSNNNGNGTDSRTNAQPPAALTGVPAQSPPPPAPPTATVAAATAPTTTAAPPATTTAAVA
- the LOC105214103 gene encoding trithorax group protein osa isoform X2, translated to MNEKIKSPSGQGGAAGGGGVGPPSGPSGQIGAGGPGSSGNGGPGAVVPGGPAPPNSAIGGGPPSGGPPTPNNGSDPQQHTISHSYGPPGSDPSAAISHYHMHQQPHPQQHLSHQQGGPGGPGGPQNPGEHPQKDEYGQGPLGGPPPPPPGGHHPVYGRYHHPDPNIDPYRYGHSPMQQPPPGGKPQQQPGPPSGPGGGIASPSRPPQQRYIPGQPPQGPTPTLNSLLQSSHPPPPPQHRYANSYDPQQQQQQVAQQQQQGGPQGPHGPPPPPHQAYGAQQGWAPPPRPYSPQLGPSQAYRTPPPTNTSRGQSPYPPTHGQNSGSYPSSPQQQPGGPPPPPPQSSNQGTAAAQYSPYPQRYPTPPGPATGPNHRTAYSQHQYPEPNRPWPGGTSPAPSPGPGGHPHPPASPHQSQHGGPPPSSSPGHAPSPSPQPSQASPSPHQELIGQNSNDSSSGGGHSGMGSGPPGTPNSQQVMRPTPSPTGSSGSRSMSPAVAQNHPISRPSSNQSSSGGPMQQPGASGPPPPPPHMQAAQGGGGPQQQQQQQQQMPAQSQSQQQPIGGPGGVHNQPAGVGGSQQQVGGIPPGGPGAPSGPQQQQPLPPNQGLNTMSTPPPQGAGGGASGYPPPPHMHGVYKMGGPGQSPGPGPQGLPTGYPPQSQQYSQGSYPPRPQYTPSGYAPSQPPSNQPNSANSMPPGGGPQYPGRPMPNHTSSGGPHVQYPPYQNWVPPSPQGGPGGGGGPSGVGAAGMGNHVQGKGTPPPGGPPQSPGGGSPRPLNYLKQHLQHKGGYGSGPTPQQGYGNGPGMHPGMPMGPPHHMGPPHGPTNMGPPTSTPPQSMGGVGPIGSMVGVGGNVGSGVVLPGDGEHISQDNGISSSGSSTASGPHPVTSLVTTGPDGTPIDEVSQQSTLSNASAASGEDPQCTTPKSRKNDPYSQSHLAPPSTSPVGHPGHPGGPGEDYEMNSPPNWTRPPVSPQVFNSHGPPQETFRTSSTKKSDSLCKLYEMDDNPERRSWLDKLRAFMEERRTPITACPTISKQPLDLYRLYIYVKERGGFVEVTKSKTWKDIAGLLGIGASSSAAYTLRKHYTKNLLTFECHFDRGDIDPLPIIQQVEAGTKKKSTKAASVPSPGGAIALENTNTSTMSAGSSNSQDSFPAPGSGTNASIDGYPGYPSGYPGTTGPQPDYGAGGIQMQRPPSQSNAQTPHAGNTQTAAVGDNISVSNPFDDPVVGGGGSGNNSVSNAPPPPRASPYQQGAGNAYTPVSRAPGSPYPGQPGAYGQYGSSDQYNATGPPGQFGQSQGPQFPPQNRNMYPPYGPEGEAPPPGANQYGPYGNRSYNQPPPGSSQTPTPPGSAVGGTAGPPTGGPQAPGGGYPPGAPTQQDYYRPPDQTPQPRRHPDFVKDSQSYPGYNPRPQLYGGWSGSNQYRGQYPSAPSPQGWGSAPPRTAAPPGSGPLGPPNQQSSAAVQWEQHRYGPQQPPPPPQQQPPYQQQGQQQQTPPPPQWAQLAGTAQPPPQGSAPGTALRPTSGGQQQLPQQRPGMPPPPAQQQPVGPTSSQTMTKQPFVMPPPPQVGGTGSPTCGPPPSIAPPSTVNTMSPVMGAPVAGLSKPPVSVVNAIPQVGAPGLPQLPAQQQPLQAQPQQPFPTPAGTQIIKKEIIFPPDSVEATTPVLYRRKRLSKTDVCPVDPWRIFMAMRSGLLTECTWALDVLNVLLFDDTTVQYFGLAHLPGLLTLLLEHFQKNLAEMFNDCDTDVDHHRVGIRNARVVQIYNRKQKQQKQHGINEAIECNNDYKSFKIPMVDDDDEDEGIDLGQIRVLPNPEERVMLLSHTPNYTMLSRKGLPVRLQPAEDDIFVSNRQKDWDSEEEPIYEQTIVTEPTGWSWTYGFADRSAQDGIIDVFKSEIINIPFARFIRSSSENSNNVSNVANKSSMKNNAEEANTAVTCKGSSKIVTGEQPEDGSSPEDSKLEHTFNKKRRLFNNSNGNNGSKYSSVGGTGSHEASGAKRSKLNDDEIAFVQPGLIKKEPADGLLAENPSAATDSDCREVDMEIELLPQQRLANSSGGGLPKSFDPMSTVRDAAQVLQRRRASTVEEECYTRDEASLYLVSECQDALARRCICLSNIFRNLTFVPGNETLLAKSRRFLAILGRLLLLNHEHLQRTPKTRNYDREEDTDFSDSCSSLQGEREWWWDYLVHIRENMLVALANIAGHLELSRYDELIARPLIDGLLHWAVCPSAHGQDPFPSCGPNSALSPQRLALEALCKLCVTDANVDLVIATPPHSRLEKLCAVLTRHLCRNEDQVLREFSVNLLHYLAAADSAMARTVALQSPCISYLVAFIEQAEQTALGVANQQGINYLRENPDSMGTSLDMLRRAAGTLLHLAKHPDNRSLFMHQEQRLLGLVMSNILDQQVALIISRVLFQVSRGTGAGGPSTMPSLEYRFQQRQTEEKTNTTEKHYATGNSGSNDVKVENKVQTTPPAPVTIKTPPSAAAVEKVAPTTPHVVISDIKNEEPPAVAKDANDASAINANGNNSTSSASNHNVSDNSCDPAFTQKLPITATMPTAVSKTQNACATVDDNSNSSNALAPAAALLNDVSNSSTNSNSCGTVSSNSNSNSISSGNNNTNSNMHIKNAIENANVNALGAMAPVLANSEASHMQPNLLSSNGSGKNVISAAIPTINAAPLTNTSNNNGNGTDSRTNAQPPAALTGVPAQSPPPPAPPTATVAAATAPTTTAAPPATTTAAVA